One window of Caloenas nicobarica isolate bCalNic1 chromosome 7, bCalNic1.hap1, whole genome shotgun sequence genomic DNA carries:
- the TMEM150A gene encoding transmembrane protein 150A, with translation MPGPTMPAWGILPVTLPAFTITGMWIVYAMALSNNHICPVHNWNYNQSCGEDSPGSCCTLDHIPLVSKCGTLPPESCFFSLICSLGSFMVILVGLLRYAHLLERLGPSLLNTLGLATGWICAAGLTMVGNFQVDHAKVLHYIGAGVAFPTSMLFLFLQSILTYRMAKTRGQYWTGHLRSVLTAVAFITLVFNILLKGGVFFIQESFVLQHVAALCEWMFIIDVLVFYGTFTFEFGAISTDTFLVLLKASRAPKSYKGESGVSSMAHVHSHGEGLAMA, from the exons GTACGCCATGGCGCTCTCCAACAACCACATCTGCCCCGTCCACAACTG GAATTACAACCAGTCGTGTGGCGAGGACAGccccggctcctgctgcacGCTGGACCACATCCCCCTTGTCAG TAAGTGTGGCACCCTGCCTCCTGAGAGCTGCTTCTTCAGCCTCATCTGCAGCCTGGGCTCCTTCATGG TCATCCTGGTGGGGCTGCTGCGCTATGCCCACCTCCTGGAGCGCCTCGGGCCGTCCCTGCTCAACACCCTGGGGCTGGCCACCGGCTGGATCTGCGCcgccggcctcaccatggtcgGCAACTTTCAG GTGGATCACGCCAAGGTGCTGCACTACATCGGGGCAGGGGTGGCCTTTCCCACCAGCATGCTGTTCCTGTTCCTGCAGTCCATCCTCACCTACCGCATGGCCAAAACCCGCGGGCAGTACTGGACTGGCCATTTACGTAGTGTCCTCACTGCTGTGGCCTTCATCACCCTCGTCTTCAATATCCTTCTGAAAG GTGGTGTTTTCTTCATCCAGGAGAGCTTTGTGCTGCAGCATGTGGCCGCCTTGTGCGAGTGGATGTTCATCATCGATGTCTTGGTCTTCTATGGCACCTTCACCTTTGAGTTTGGGGCCATCTCCACAGACACCTTCCTGGTCCTGCTGAAAGCCAGCCGAGCCCCCAAAAGTTACAAAGGCGAGAGCGGTGTGTCCAGCATGGCCCACGTTCACAGCCATGGGGAGGGCCTGGCCATGGCCTGA